The genomic interval GACGCTGGGCGGAAAGGTGTTCGACGCCACCGGCTCCTATCTCGGAGCGTTCATCCCGGCCGCCGTGCTGTGCCTGATCGCATCGGTCCTGGCACTGATCATCAAGAAGCCCGTAAAGGCGTAACACAATCAACAACCGGGGAGGCGGGAGATACCCTCCCGCCCTCTCTGTTTTTGCAACCGAACCTGTTTCTGTAAATCGCGTTATATAAAAAAACGCACCAAGGCTGTAAGGAGGTTATTAACATGGCTGATGAAAAAGCGAGTGCATTCGAGGGCAAAAGCTTTGCACCGCCGAAAGACTTCACCGGTAAGGCATACATCAAGAGCCGAGAAGAATACGAAAAGCTCTATGCCGAATCATTGAAGGATCCCGATGGTTTCTGGGGTAGGATTGCCGATGAGTACATTACCTGGTCCAAGAAATGGAACAAGGTAAACGAGGAAAATTACAAGGAAGGCGACATCAAATGGTTTATCGGCGGTAAGCTGAACGCCTGCTACAACTGCTTGGACAGACATCTGGGCACCGAAAGGGAGAATCAGATCGCCCTCATCGCCGAGGGTAATGAGCCGGGCGAAGACTGGAAATATACCTACAAGGAACTGCACAGCGAGGTTTCCAAGTTCGCCAACGTCCTGAAGGATCAGGGAGTCAAGAAGGGCGATCGAGTGACCCTGTACCTGCCGATGATCCCGCATTTGGCCATCTCCCTGCTGGCATGCGCCCGTATTGGCGCCATCCACAGCATTGTGTTCGGTGGGTTCTCCGCCGACGCCCTCAAGGATCGTATCATTGACTGCGATTCCAAACTGCTGGTCACCTGCGACGGCACCTTCCGCGGCTCCAAGGCCGTTCCCCAAAAGGACAACGCCGACAAGGCCATCGAAGGCACCAAGGTCGAGAAGGTTATCGTGGTCAATCGCGTGGGCGATAAAATCAAGTGCAACTGGAAGGAAGGCCGCGACCTGTGGTGGGAAGACCTGATGGCCAAAGCCAGTGATGACTGCCCCTGTGAGGAGATGGATGCGGAAGACCCGCTGTTCATCCTCTACACCTCCGGCTCCACCGGCAAGCCCAAGGGCGTCCTGCACACCACCGGCGGATACATGGTATATGTTTCGTTTACCCACAAGATGATATTCGACTATCATCCCGGCGACATATACTGGTGTACGGCGGACATCGGCTGGGTGACCGGACATTCCTACATCGTCTACGGCCCCCTAGCTAACGGCGCCACCTCCATCATGTTCGAGGGCGTTCCCGCCTATCCGGACTGGGGCCGCTTCTGGGATATCGTGGACAAGTACAAAGTCAACATCATCTACACCGCCCCCACGGCCATCCGCGCCATCGCAAAGGAAGGCCTGGATCATGTCAAGAAACGTGATCTCTCCAGCCTCAAACTTCTGGGCACCGTGGGCGAGCCGAT from Candidatus Zymogenaceae bacterium carries:
- the acs gene encoding acetate--CoA ligase, which translates into the protein MADEKASAFEGKSFAPPKDFTGKAYIKSREEYEKLYAESLKDPDGFWGRIADEYITWSKKWNKVNEENYKEGDIKWFIGGKLNACYNCLDRHLGTERENQIALIAEGNEPGEDWKYTYKELHSEVSKFANVLKDQGVKKGDRVTLYLPMIPHLAISLLACARIGAIHSIVFGGFSADALKDRIIDCDSKLLVTCDGTFRGSKAVPQKDNADKAIEGTKVEKVIVVNRVGDKIKCNWKEGRDLWWEDLMAKASDDCPCEEMDAEDPLFILYTSGSTGKPKGVLHTTGGYMVYVSFTHKMIFDYHPGDIYWCTADIGWVTGHSYIVYGPLANGATSIMFEGVPAYPDWGRFWDIVDKYKVNIIYTAPTAIRAIAKEGLDHVKKRDLSSLKLLGTVGEPINPEAWGWYHTNIGKGKCPIVDTWWQTETGGILITPLPGAWPTKPGSATLPFFGVETCLVDADAKEIEGPGEGALCIKRSWPGQMRGVYGDPKRFKETYFVQYPGYYFSGDGARRDEDGYYWIIGRIDDVINVSGHRMGTAEVESALVAHPKVAEAAVVGFPHDIKGQGIYAYVTLNSGEAKSDELKKELVQHVRKEIGPIATPDKIQFADGLPKTRSGKIMRRILRKIAENQPEGIGDTSTLADPAVVDDLVKNREVS